The Spirulina subsalsa PCC 9445 region AGTATCCGCAATGAAAAGGTGAAAGTCTTTCAGGCCATGCACTTGGCTGATACCCAAAACCTAGATCGTTCGGCCATTCGGGGGCAGTATTCCGCCGGGTGGATGAAGGGGAAACCCATTCCGGGGTATCGGGAAGAACCGGGGGTTAAACCGGGTACGACTACCCCGACCTTTGTGGCGATGAAGTTAATGATTGATAACTGGCGCTGGAAAGGGGTGCCGTTTTATTTGCGCACGGGGAAACGTTTACCTAAAAAGGTGAGTGAAATTGCCATTCAGTTTAAGGAGGTGCCGTTGCTGATTTTCCAGTCGGCCGCCCAACAAACCAGTCCTAATATTCTGGCTATGCGCATTCAACCCAATGAGGGGATTAATTTACGCTTTGAGGCGAAAATGCCGGGGCCGGATTTGCGGACGCGGACGGTGGATATGGACTTCAGTTATGGGAGTTCTTTTGGTATGGAAACGGCAGATGCTTACAATCGTTTGTTGTTGGATTGTATGTTAGGGGATCAAACGCTGTTTACCCGGGGGGATGAGGTAGAGGAGGCTTGGCGGGTGGTGACTCCGGCGTTGGCGGCTTGGGATGCTCCGGCTGATCCGGCTACAATTCCTCAGTATGAGGCTGGAACTTGGCAACCGACGGAGGCTGAGTTTTTGATTAATCGCGATGGACGGCGTTGGCGCAGGTTGTAAGGTCTGATCTGCTCTAGCTCGCTGTTCAGGGGATTTATCCCCCCCTAGCCCCCCTTTGGAAGGGGGGGACAATACGGGCTTAACTTGTCAAGATTGTCTATTCCCTATTACCCATTACCTATTACCTGATTATGGTTCCAACTTCCCCCCCTTTGGTTTCTCTCCAAGCCCCTAAAGATGTTTCGATTGATGAAATTGAGGCATCTTTACGGGATATTTGGCAAAACTATAGTTCTGGTGAAGAGGGTTTAGCGGCCACTCGCGCTACAACCTTTAGTTTTCTGATTTATGAACCTGATGGTACTCAATTGTTGTTGGCGGCGTTAGGGTTCTATACGGGGCCGATTGATGGCATTTCGGGTGCTCGCACTGAGGCGGCGATTAAGGCGGCACAAAAGGTCTATGATTTTGAGGTGACGGGTAAATCCGATGAGGCGTTTATCAAACGGCTTAAGGCGGAGTTTGAACAGTTGACGGTGTTGGATAAACAAACGCCGGATAATTTGCGGGCGGCGTTGCAGTATGCGCCGGATTTGGATGGGGCAGGGGTGGCTGATGCGATCGCCTCCTCCAATCCTTGCCGCATCATCACCCTTTGCCCCACCACCGGGGCTGATGAAGGGGTACAAGCCCAAGTGTCCGCCTACTGCCCCATTCAAAAGCGCAGTAGCAGCACCTTAATTTGTTGTGAATATATCAACCTACGCGGCACCGCAGAAGCCCTAGAACGGATTGGGGGCATTATTTCCGCCCTCATGATCCCCGACTTACCGAAATTCATCTGGTGGAAAGCAACTCCCCAATCGGACTATGGATTGTTCCAGCGCTTGGTGAAAAATTGCGACACTATTATTGTGGACTCCAGTAGTTTCAGCCATGCCGAAGAGGATTTAAATTGTATCGGGGGGTTAATTGCCCAAGGATTGCCCATTGCGGATTTAAATTGGCGGCGGATTGCCCCTTGGCAAGAGTTAGCGGCGGAAGCTTTTGATCCCCCTGAACGTCGTTTACAAATTTGGGAAGTGGATCAAGTGGTGATTGACTATGAAAAGGGCAATCCTTCCCAAGCCTTATTATATTTAGGGTGGTTAGCCAGTCGGTTACAGTGGAAACCGATTTCCTATGAGTATGAAGGGGGGGATTATGATATCCGTCGTATTCGTTTTGTGGGGAAAGAACAGCGTCAAATTGCTGTCGAGTTGGCGGGTATTCCTACGGCGGATTGGGGGGATATTCCGGGGGATTTAATTAGTTTAAAACTGGACTCTACCAACCGCGAGGCGGATTGTTGTACGGTGTTATGTTCGGAAACTACGGGCTGTATGCGTATGGAATCAGGAGGGGGCGCTCAGTCTTGCCGGATTAATCAAGTGAGTTCTCTTTCTGACCAAAAAACGGAACAGTTATTGGGTCAACAATTGCAACGTTGGGGGAAAGATATGCTCTATGAAGAGAGTATGGTTTTAACCTATGAAATGTTGCAGTTGATGGAGAAATAACAGTAACAATCGGTTGTGGTGGGGGGAATTCGTGAATTCCCCCTAGGATGTGGGTTAAAAGTTCTCAACAGGGGGCTAGCGTCTGGTGTTATTCAGTCAACCCTAGATACAATGGCACGTCAACGGAAAAAATCTGACATCCCCAGCAAAATCTGTCCAGTGTGCGATCGCCCTTTTAATTGGCGCAAAAAATGGGCGGACTGTTGGGATGAGGTCAAATACTGTTCGGATCGGTGTCGCAGACGACGGTCAACAGGAAACAAGAATTATTAATCTGTCAACCTGACTTGGGTTAAGCGTCTATCAGCACTGTGTCAAATGATGAATTCTCAATTTCTCTACCCCCCCAATTAATCAAACCTACTCCCCAGACGGTTTAACGGCCAAATGCGCACCATCGCCCGCCCAATAATATTGTCAGCCGGAACAACCCCCCAGACAAAGGAATCACAGCTTTTATTGCGATTATCTCCTAATACTAAATAAGAATCTGCTGCCACTGTTGGGAAAGTCCCCTCATAATTAGGCGGTTCATTAATATAATTCTCCGTTAAGGCTTGCCCATTGACAAAAATCTGTCCCCCCGTTACCTCGATTTTATCCCCCGGCAAACCAATCACCCGTTTAATATAAGCATCTCGGATGGGTAGTGTTTTCGTCGGATCACATTTCAGTGCCGTATCAGGAGGGTAAAACACGATAATTTCCCCCCGGTAGGGAGTGCGGAAACGTAACGTCACCTTGTCAATAATGAGACGATCATTCACTTGCAGCGTCGGTAACATCGACTCTGAGGGAATATAGCGAACATCCCCTAAAAAAGTCCGGATAATTAACGCTAAAACAATGCTCGTCCCTACAATAGAGCCAATTTCGACCCACACATTAGTGGGTTTTTCCTGCTTTTCGCTCACCAGTTTCTCTCCTGATTGTCCTGATCTACTATATCCACTGTGGGTCGTAATTGACCGAAGAGCGGGGAAAGGTCTAGAGACACAACGCTTGCGGTTTTGGCAGTCAACAGCATGAGCCATTTACTCATTACTGTTCACGCGCTCAGATATTTGCTAAAGATTCTCAATTATTGGGACTTGTTGCAAGTTATCCTGAAAAAGGGCTATGCTTGTCAACAAGTCGTTTTTCCTGAGAATTCTATGCTTCCTTACACAGCCACCACCTTAAAAGCAGAATTAAACTCCCGAGGCTGGCGCTTAACTCCCCAACGAGAAAAAATCCTCCACGTTTTCCAAAATTTGCCCCGAGGCAACCATTTAAGCGCAGAGGAGTTATATTCATTACTCGACCAACGAGGGGAAACCATTAGTCTATCGACGATCTACCGTAGTGTAAAACTGATGGCACGGATGGGGATTTTACGAGAATTGGAACTGGCAGAAGGTCATAAGCATTATGAACTCAACCAACCCTATCCTCACCATCACCATCATATGGTTTGTATTCAATGCAATAAAACCACCGAGTTTAACAATGATTCGATTTTGAAACATAGTCTCAAACAGGTGGAAAAATTCGGGTTTCAACTGATTGATTGTCAATTAACGGTTATGACCATTTGTCCCGAAGCATTGCGTTTAGGTTGGCCTTCTGCCTTGCCGAGTAATTGGTCTTGTTCTAGGGTCATTTCGGAAACCCCCCTAGAAGACGAAGAGAATTAAGCTTGTTGACTGGCTAGTTGAAACCCTAATGCTTTTTTCTTCATCATTTGAAAAATATTGTAAAAACCATTGGCACGGGATGGGGTAAGACTGACTCGTAATCCCGTTTCTTCAATAAAGTCTGGGGTGACAGCAAGGATTTCTTCGGGGGTTAATTCATTGAGTCCTTCAATGAGTAAGGCGACTAACCCTTTCACTAATTGAGCGTCGGAGTCCCCATGATAAATTACTTTACCATCCACTAAATCGGCGGTGATGAACACTTGAGAGACGCAGCCATGTACCTTGTTTTCTGGGGTTTTATCTTGGTCGGCCATCGGATCTAATCGGTTGGCATACCAGAGCAATTGTTGATAACGTTGTTTTGGGTCTGTGCGGCGCTTGAAACGTTGCACAATTTTGTCCAGTGTTGGGGGTAAGGGGTGAGCGGTCGATGACATGAGGTCGTAAGTTTCGTTAAACTATCTTGTAGATTCGTTACTGATCTTAACACTCCTGTTCCGACCCGGAAAAAGTTCTCTGACTGTTAACCGTTTTCCCTAACATTTTGCATGAAAGAATCCCTCCCAGAATCAGAGGTTATGAGTTGCCCGGTTTGTGAGCAATGGATTAATCCGGACGTGCCGGCTTGTCCCCATTGTGGCTGTATTCTGTGGCACGATGAACCTAGGACTTCGGAGCGTTGGTTGACTCACCAGCGTTTTATTGCGATCGCCATTTGGGGCTGTAGTCTCCTCTACATTGCCACCCTTATCCTCAGTGGTTCAAGCATTGGGGGGGTAGGGATGATGAATTTTTTAGCCCCCAATACCTTTGCTTTAGTTCTCTTTGGGGCAACCGGGGCGATTCCTGTCTTTGAATTAGGGCGCTGGTGGACTGTTTTAAGTGCCGCTTGGTTACATGGCAGTTTATTACATATTGTCTTCAATATGTTGTGGGTGAGGGATTTGGGGGCTGGGGTGGGTCAGGTTTACGGGGCGAGTCGTTTGGTGGTGATCTACACCTGCGCGGCCATCACAGGGGCCTTTTTAAGCAGTTTAGCCGGGGTTTATCTCTTGGATGCTCCCGCCCTCTTTCACGGGGCGCAGTTGTCTGTAGGGGCTTCTGGAGCCATTTTCGGGCTGTTTGGGGCGCTGGTATCCTATGGTCAGAAAATGCGCAATCGTAACTTGCGACGCAAAGCCCTGTCCTATGCGGTGGTGTTGTTTGTTTTTGGGGTCATTATGCCCAACGTGGACAACTGGGGGCATTTAGGGGGCTTTCTGGGGGGATATCTCCTCACCCAACTCCCCGGATTCCATCCCGAGGATTCTTGGGGGAAATGGGGGGAAGGGATTGCGATCGCCTGTTTGCTCCTCACCCTAGCCAGTGTGGTGGTTTCTGTCCTAGATATCTTGGTCTGGCGTTCCTAGATAGGGTCTGCTGAATAACTGGGCTAGGGAACGGGGAGCAGGGAGCAGGGGAGAGGGGTTAGAAACTGTTCGGTAATTTCTACCCATAACTAGACAAAACTAACGGAACGTCTATATATTGAGAGTAGTCCTGATTGGCATCAAGTTATGGGAGACTCTCAAATGACTATTTCAATAGGGAATGCGGCTAAAGAGCTAGGTGTCTCTGTAAAGACTGTTCGGAGGTAGGTAGATATGGGTATATATTAGAGAAGTCAAGAAAACATTGGAGGTCGAACAGTGTTACTCAGTTTCAAGACAGCTTTGATACCAAATAACAAACAGGAAACGTTGTTTCGTAAAGCATCAGGTGTGGCGCGTCATGCCTACAATTGGGCAAACGCAACTATACAGAATGTTTTAGAGCAACGTAAAACTGATAAAAATGTCAAAGTTCCTTCAGCAATCGATTTACATAAAAAGTTGGTTGCTGAAGTGAAATCACAACACGATTGGTATTACGAAGTTAATAAAAATGTACCTCAGAAAGCTTTGGCTGATTGCCGCGTAGCTTGGGATAGATGTTTCAAAAAGACATCTAAACAACCACGTTTCAAAAAGAAAGGTCAACGCGATTCTTTCTACTTAGAATCTGGCACTAAAGCATCACCTAAAATTCAAAACGATGGTAAACGTGTCAAGTTGCCTTCTATTGGTTGGGTACGTTTGGCTGAACCATTACCCGTTACAGCCGTTCATAATTGTGTGATTTCAAGACAAGCTGACAGATGGTTTATCGCTATCAAATATGAGATTGAAAAACCTCATGTCGCCATTGATAGACCGTCTGTAGGTGTTGACATTGGCATCAAAGAATTAGCTGTCTGTTCTAATGGTAAAGCGTTTTCTAACCCTAAAGCTTACCGACGTTTAAGTAAGCGTTTAAAGCGTTCACAACGTCGTTTTAGCAAGCGTGTCAAAGGTTCTAAGAATAGAGCTAAAGCCATAAAGAAACTGAGTAAATTACAGGCTCGTATCAGCAATATCCGGAAAGATGCTATTCACAAATTGACTAACTATCTTGCTAAAAACCACAGCGAAATAAAGATAGAAGATTTATCAATTAAAGCATTTTTGAAGAATCATAAATTAGCGGGCGCGATTGCGGATTGTGGTATGTACGAGTTCCGTAGACAGTTAGAATACAAAACTGAAAAGTTTGATAGCAAACTAATTCTTGTAGATAGGATGTTTCCTAGCTCTCAGATTTGCTCTAACTGTGGAAATCATCGTCACAAAATGCCCCTAAAAAACCGCGTCTACATTTGTCCTGAATGTGGTCACACTGAAGACAGAGACTTGAACGCGGCAAAGAATATTGAACGATGGTTTGAACGGATATTTATTCCGAGTCGTTCAGACTTGGCGGTGAGTTCCACCGTGTCAGCCTGTGGAGTAGACAAACCTCTCAGAAGTCATTCTGAGACTACGATGAATCAGGAAATAAACACCAAAGATGATACTTGGTTTTGGAGTGCTGAAGAAACAGATGCTCTCTGGTTTTGGTCAGCTTCTTCTATTATTGTATAGCTTTGGGTAGGTTTTATAGAACGGAGATTCATTCCTCCATCAACCCCGCCATTTCCTGTACTGGGAAGCGTTCCATTAACTGAATCGCTCGTCGGGCGTTCTTTTGTAAGCCCTCAGACACCCCCGGCACATGGGGAATCTGGGAGAGAAAATCCACCGTGCGACGCAACATCCGCACCAAATCCCCTTGATCAAAATTGGTGTTATCACACAGTTCATCCCAATCAATGCCCAGCGCCCAGCGTTCCACCACACTACTGAGCAAAGCCGTTTCCTGTTCCAACCATACCGGAAGCACCACATTATAACGGTGTTGGCATTTAATTAAGTGCTTGCGCAGGGGCATTAACTGATCCATGACCTGCAAATAGGGCGCGTTGGGGAGATAATTACACCAACTATCGGGACGGGGGGGTTCTGAGATTAATACATAGGCCAAGGCCGCCAAATGGTGGGGGTCTAAATCGTCCAAATAACCAGACACCAACACCAACCCTAACCATAGTTCGTTATCCCCTCGAATGGCTGCCGCCGCTTGTCCGAGGGGAGTTGGTTTGTACTGCTCTAAAGCGTCAAACTCTCGCAAGACTTTCACTAAATTGGTAAACTCTCGCCAGTGGGTGGTTTGGTGCTGTTTAAAGGCTTCTTGGCGCGATCGCAAAGCCGCCCGTAAATCTAAACGGTGTTGATGGCGCTTGATTAACTTACTGGGTTTCCCCCATTGATTCAGAGGATGATTTTTCAGTTGTTCCTGCACCGCTTCCAGACGGGCTGCTTGTTCTAGCACCTCCGGCGCTTCGGGCACCTCTGGGCTGTGGTCTGGCAGGAGTTCCCCCACAGCCGCGCTCACCTCGTCCCCCTTGCGGTGTTGACCCCGTTTGATGGGCAATTCTGGGGGCGGAGTCAGGGGATCTAACGCCGAGAGAGAGAGACAGCGACCATCCACCTGAATCAAATCATGGTACGACAGCACATACCAACGATTATCCCGACCCAAACAAATCAGATAGGGCGCTTGACCTCGCCCCGGAGCTTGAGCGTAGAGGACAGCCGGGAGTGGAGAATCGGTCGATTTGCCCTTAATATAAACAATGCTCCCCGTGCCGAGATGATCCAGTTGACGCGCCATCTCCTTACTGCGGATTTCTTCGGCTTGGTGTTGTAGGGTTTTGAGTAAGCGCCGTTCTTCCCGCAGTCGTTCGCTCAATTTGCCGTATTCTTGCAGGAGTTGGTCTGTCACCGGAGCCAGTTCTATATCCAGTTTCGCCAATTCTGTGGTCAGTTCTGCGATCGCCTGTTGTTCGGGTAACAA contains the following coding sequences:
- the opcA gene encoding glucose-6-phosphate dehydrogenase assembly protein OpcA, with translation MVPTSPPLVSLQAPKDVSIDEIEASLRDIWQNYSSGEEGLAATRATTFSFLIYEPDGTQLLLAALGFYTGPIDGISGARTEAAIKAAQKVYDFEVTGKSDEAFIKRLKAEFEQLTVLDKQTPDNLRAALQYAPDLDGAGVADAIASSNPCRIITLCPTTGADEGVQAQVSAYCPIQKRSSSTLICCEYINLRGTAEALERIGGIISALMIPDLPKFIWWKATPQSDYGLFQRLVKNCDTIIVDSSSFSHAEEDLNCIGGLIAQGLPIADLNWRRIAPWQELAAEAFDPPERRLQIWEVDQVVIDYEKGNPSQALLYLGWLASRLQWKPISYEYEGGDYDIRRIRFVGKEQRQIAVELAGIPTADWGDIPGDLISLKLDSTNREADCCTVLCSETTGCMRMESGGGAQSCRINQVSSLSDQKTEQLLGQQLQRWGKDMLYEESMVLTYEMLQLMEK
- a CDS encoding DUF2256 domain-containing protein; the protein is MARQRKKSDIPSKICPVCDRPFNWRKKWADCWDEVKYCSDRCRRRRSTGNKNY
- the lepB gene encoding signal peptidase I, translated to MSEKQEKPTNVWVEIGSIVGTSIVLALIIRTFLGDVRYIPSESMLPTLQVNDRLIIDKVTLRFRTPYRGEIIVFYPPDTALKCDPTKTLPIRDAYIKRVIGLPGDKIEVTGGQIFVNGQALTENYINEPPNYEGTFPTVAADSYLVLGDNRNKSCDSFVWGVVPADNIIGRAMVRIWPLNRLGSRFD
- a CDS encoding transcriptional repressor, with the protein product MLPYTATTLKAELNSRGWRLTPQREKILHVFQNLPRGNHLSAEELYSLLDQRGETISLSTIYRSVKLMARMGILRELELAEGHKHYELNQPYPHHHHHMVCIQCNKTTEFNNDSILKHSLKQVEKFGFQLIDCQLTVMTICPEALRLGWPSALPSNWSCSRVISETPLEDEEN
- a CDS encoding SufE family protein; translated protein: MSSTAHPLPPTLDKIVQRFKRRTDPKQRYQQLLWYANRLDPMADQDKTPENKVHGCVSQVFITADLVDGKVIYHGDSDAQLVKGLVALLIEGLNELTPEEILAVTPDFIEETGLRVSLTPSRANGFYNIFQMMKKKALGFQLASQQA
- a CDS encoding rhomboid family intramembrane serine protease; protein product: MKESLPESEVMSCPVCEQWINPDVPACPHCGCILWHDEPRTSERWLTHQRFIAIAIWGCSLLYIATLILSGSSIGGVGMMNFLAPNTFALVLFGATGAIPVFELGRWWTVLSAAWLHGSLLHIVFNMLWVRDLGAGVGQVYGASRLVVIYTCAAITGAFLSSLAGVYLLDAPALFHGAQLSVGASGAIFGLFGALVSYGQKMRNRNLRRKALSYAVVLFVFGVIMPNVDNWGHLGGFLGGYLLTQLPGFHPEDSWGKWGEGIAIACLLLTLASVVVSVLDILVWRS
- a CDS encoding RNA-guided endonuclease InsQ/TnpB family protein; translation: MLLSFKTALIPNNKQETLFRKASGVARHAYNWANATIQNVLEQRKTDKNVKVPSAIDLHKKLVAEVKSQHDWYYEVNKNVPQKALADCRVAWDRCFKKTSKQPRFKKKGQRDSFYLESGTKASPKIQNDGKRVKLPSIGWVRLAEPLPVTAVHNCVISRQADRWFIAIKYEIEKPHVAIDRPSVGVDIGIKELAVCSNGKAFSNPKAYRRLSKRLKRSQRRFSKRVKGSKNRAKAIKKLSKLQARISNIRKDAIHKLTNYLAKNHSEIKIEDLSIKAFLKNHKLAGAIADCGMYEFRRQLEYKTEKFDSKLILVDRMFPSSQICSNCGNHRHKMPLKNRVYICPECGHTEDRDLNAAKNIERWFERIFIPSRSDLAVSSTVSACGVDKPLRSHSETTMNQEINTKDDTWFWSAEETDALWFWSASSIIV